The genomic region CATCAATGGCGCAGACCGAGGTCGGCGATGAGGGCGCGGTAGCCCTCCAGGTCGTTCTTCTTCAGGTACGTCAGGAGCCGGCGGCGCTGGCCCACCATCTTAAGGAGCCCCTGGCGGGAGTGGTGGTCCTTCTTGTGCGCCCGGAAGTGGCCCGTCAGGTGGTTGATGCGCGCCGTCAGGAGCGCGATCTGCACCTTGGTGGAGCCACGGTCGGTCTCGTGGGCCTGGTACTTGGTGATGACTGCGTCGCG from Longimicrobiaceae bacterium harbors:
- the rpsO gene encoding 30S ribosomal protein S15, with translation MATIDRDAVITKYQAHETDRGSTKVQIALLTARINHLTGHFRAHKKDHHSRQGLLKMVGQRRRLLTYLKKNDLEGYRALIADLGLRH